CGGCCGTTAACTTTTTATGAAGGCTTGACAGCAACCAGGTCTCTCGGTTACGATTAGAACGTTATTAGCACTCTATGCGTATGAGTGCTAAATTATTTCGAGAAACAAGGAGTGTGTATGAAGTTACAACCATTGGCCGATCGGATTGTGGCCAAATCATTGGAAGCCCAAACTCAGACTTCGACTGGGCTCTACATTCCCGACACTGCCAAAGAAAAGCCCCAGGTGGGCGAGGTTTTGGCCGTCGGCAAAGACGTTAAAGAGGTGCGGGTGG
Above is a genomic segment from Candidatus Saccharimonadales bacterium containing:
- a CDS encoding co-chaperone GroES — translated: MKLQPLADRIVAKSLEAQTQTSTGLYIPDTAKEKPQVGEVLAVGKDVKEVRVGDQILYAKYGPNEVKVDDQELLLLKEEDVLAVVKK